A region of the Micromonospora sediminicola genome:
GGTCGTCAAGTACGACCCGGAGGACGTACGGGCGTGGCTGGGGCGGCACCGCACCGATCCCGAGGAATCGGCTCGGTGACCACTCCCCTGCTCCCGATCGGCGTCGCCGTCTCCACCGACGTCGAGCACCGACCCGGCCGGCCGAACCCGTACCGTGCCCGGGTCCGGTGGGTCGATCCGGCGTCCGGCCGACGCCGCTCCAAGTCGCAGGCGTTCTCGGACGCCGAGCAGGCGCAAGCCTGGCTGGGCACCATGCAGCGCGCGGCGCGGGGCGGCGTCGACCCGGACGCGGCATCGATGCGGCTGGCACAGTACGGCGAGAGCGTGATGCGCCTGGCCCTGCGCGGCCTGGAGGGCAAGACGCTCGACCCGTACTTGGCGGGGTGGCGTAGGCGGGTCGTGCCGACGCTCGGCCACCTGCCGGTCCGGCTGATCACCAATGGTGCGGTGGATCGGGCCGCGCACGGCTGGATCGCCGAGGGCTGTGGCCGGTCGACGGTGAAGAACAGCCTTGCCGTCCTGGTGCGGGTCCTGGAGCAGGCGGTGCGGGACGGTCTGATCGACCGCAATCCGGCGCGGCTGACCGGGTGGCAGCGGGAGTACCAGCGGGCCGAGGACGAGTTGGACAACCCGCGTTCCCTGGCGCTGCCGGACTGGACCGCGCTGGCCACCCTGGCGGCGGCGCTGGTCGAGCGCTCGCACGGCCGCTACCCGGGCTGGGGTGAGGTCGTGATGTTCGCGGCCGGCACGGCGGCCCGCATCGGCGAGGTGTCCGGCGTGCGCAAGGGCGACATCGACCGCGACACGTGGCTGTGGACGGTGCGTCGGCAGACCACCACCGGGCCGGGCGGCCTGGTCGACAAGGGCACCAAGGGCAAGCGGGCGCGGCAGGTGCCCATCATCGGCGAGCTGCGGCCGATGGTGGCCGCGAAGCTCGACCGGCTTACGGCGGATGACGGCCGACTGTTCGTGGGCCCTCGCGGCGGCCGGATCAGCACGGCGGTGCTACGTGATGCGACGCACTGGGACGAGGTGGTCGGCTCGCTGGGGTTCGAGTATCTGCGGCGGCACGACCTGCGGCACACCGGGCTGACCTGGATGGCGGATGCCGGCGTGCCGGTGCATGTCCTACGGAAGATCGCCGGTCACGGCTCGCTGATGACGACTCAGCGGTATCTGCATCCGGATCGTCAGTCGATCCGGGCCGCCGGTGAGGCGCTGTCTTCGCATCTCACCGGCCTGAGGTCCCCAAATGGTCCCCAGCGGGGCATCGCATGATCGCGCGAAATGCCCTTCTACCTGCGTCGGGACGGCCGGATTCGAACCGACGACCCCTTGACCCCCAGTCAAGTGCGCTACCAAGCTGCGCCACGTCCCGATGCCCCCGCGCGGTCTCCCCCGCAGCAGCCGGTACAGCTTAGCGCAGGATCTTCGCACCGTGCGCACAGGCCCCTCCCGCGCCACACCCCCTAGAGCGTCCTAGGAGGGTGGCCTGCCGGGAAGGGCCGGCAGGCCACCTACGGTGGGAGGATCAGCCGTGTGCCTTACCCCGGCCGCCCGGGCCGAGCTTCTTGCGGGGGCGTACCGAGATGTCGATCGGGCTGCCCTCGAAGCCGAACTCCTCGCGCAGCTTGCGCTCCACGAACCGCTGGTAGCCGGCGTCCAGCGGACCGGTGGTGAACAGCACGAACCGCGGCGGCGCCACCCCGGCCTGGGTGGCGAACAGGATGCGCGGCGCGCGCCCGCCGCGTACCGGGTGCGGGGTCGCCTGGACCAGCGCGGTGAGCCACTGGTTGAGCTGCGCGGTCGGGATGCGGGTCTCCCAGCTGGCGAGGGCCTTGCGCAGCGCGGGGGCGAGCTTGTCGACGGCGCGGCCGGTGCGCGCGGACAGGTTCAGCCGGATCGCCCAGGGGATGCGGCGCAGCTCCCGGTCGATCTCCTTGTCCAGGTAGTAGCGCCGGTCCCCGTCGACCAGGTCCCACTTGTTGAACGCGATGACGAGTGCCCGGCCGGACTCCACGACCATGGTGAGGATCCGCTGGTCCTGCTCGCTGATCACCTCGCTGGAGTCCAGCAGCACCACGGCCACCTCGGCGGCCTCGATCGCCGAGGCGGTCCGCAGGCTGGCGTAGTATTCCGTGCCGCTGGCCTTGCCGACCCGCTTGCGC
Encoded here:
- a CDS encoding tyrosine-type recombinase/integrase; translation: MQRAARGGVDPDAASMRLAQYGESVMRLALRGLEGKTLDPYLAGWRRRVVPTLGHLPVRLITNGAVDRAAHGWIAEGCGRSTVKNSLAVLVRVLEQAVRDGLIDRNPARLTGWQREYQRAEDELDNPRSLALPDWTALATLAAALVERSHGRYPGWGEVVMFAAGTAARIGEVSGVRKGDIDRDTWLWTVRRQTTTGPGGLVDKGTKGKRARQVPIIGELRPMVAAKLDRLTADDGRLFVGPRGGRISTAVLRDATHWDEVVGSLGFEYLRRHDLRHTGLTWMADAGVPVHVLRKIAGHGSLMTTQRYLHPDRQSIRAAGEALSSHLTGLRSPNGPQRGIA